In Priestia megaterium NBRC 15308 = ATCC 14581, the following proteins share a genomic window:
- a CDS encoding toxic anion resistance protein yields the protein MAPNELQPLDVNEAEEVLETKPNEVKAKLREEPEVRRLAEQIDYKNQLALLEYGKETANEISSFSGKVLSTIKSSSMEESSQLLKQLGKIMDKFDAKDFVEDKGFFSKLFKRGQKIVDKLFQKYETMGSEIDKVYVEITKYETEMKHSTTTLEQLYEQNYQYYMELEKYIVAGEVKVEELKQELKVLEERASSGNQLAAMELQTLKNAVELMEQRLYDLEMAKQVSYQSAPQIRMLQRGNTKLIGKINSAFITTIPIFKNGLINAIAAKRQNLVAESMNELDKRTNELLIRNAENISQQSVKIAKMSGAPSVKVETMEQTWNIIMKGMQETKAIEEENKRLREEGLVRLEQFQENFKALEHKM from the coding sequence ATGGCACCAAACGAATTACAGCCTTTAGATGTAAATGAAGCTGAAGAAGTTTTAGAAACAAAGCCTAACGAAGTAAAAGCAAAACTGCGAGAAGAGCCAGAAGTACGTCGCTTGGCAGAACAAATTGATTATAAAAATCAGCTGGCTTTACTTGAGTATGGGAAAGAAACAGCTAATGAAATTTCCTCTTTTTCCGGAAAAGTGCTTAGTACAATTAAATCGTCTAGCATGGAAGAATCAAGTCAATTATTAAAGCAGCTTGGAAAGATTATGGATAAATTTGATGCAAAGGATTTTGTTGAAGATAAAGGGTTTTTCTCTAAGCTTTTTAAACGCGGTCAAAAAATAGTAGACAAGCTGTTTCAAAAATATGAGACGATGGGCTCTGAAATTGATAAAGTATATGTTGAAATTACAAAATATGAAACCGAAATGAAGCACTCAACCACAACACTTGAACAGCTTTACGAGCAAAACTATCAGTATTATATGGAGCTTGAAAAATACATTGTAGCGGGGGAAGTGAAAGTAGAAGAGTTAAAACAAGAGCTAAAGGTGCTTGAAGAAAGAGCGTCGAGTGGAAATCAGCTGGCGGCAATGGAGCTTCAAACCTTAAAAAATGCGGTTGAGCTGATGGAGCAGCGATTATATGATTTAGAAATGGCAAAACAAGTATCTTATCAATCTGCTCCTCAAATTCGCATGCTGCAGCGAGGAAATACAAAGCTGATCGGCAAAATCAATTCTGCGTTTATTACAACGATTCCTATTTTTAAAAATGGACTTATTAACGCAATCGCAGCAAAGCGTCAAAATTTAGTAGCCGAGTCGATGAACGAATTAGACAAACGTACAAATGAACTGCTCATTCGAAATGCAGAAAATATTTCACAGCAAAGCGTTAAAATTGCCAAAATGTCCGGTGCTCCTAGCGTAAAAGTAGAAACGATGGAGCAAACGTGGAATATTATTATGAAAGGAATGCAGGAAACAAAAGCGATCGAAGAAGAAAACAAACGTCTGCGTGAAGAAGGACTTGTTCGCTTGGAGCAATTTCAAGAAAACTTCAAAGCGCTTGAGCATAAAATGTAA